From the genome of Phycisphaerae bacterium:
ACAGGAAGACTTCGTCGGTGTCAGCCACCGGCGCGCTGCGCTCGTCACGCAGGTCCAAAACGTAGCTCAGACCGCTGCAGCCGCCGCCCTTTACGCCCAGGTACAGGTACTGCGTCGCCGGGCTCTCCGTCTTCTCCATGTAGCTGCGGACGTTCTGCGCGGCGAGCTCGGTCAGAACGATACCCTGGCCATCGGCCGCAGGCTTGGCGCGGCGGCGCGCCGTCAGTCCGGCCGGGGTTGGCGGGGTGGTCGCTGCGTTGGCATCGGGCCTGGAGGTCATGCGTCTTCATCTCCGTATTGACGTTTCGTGGCCGGCAGCGCCCCGTTGTGCGGGGCACGCCGCTTCGTCTGATTCTATCGTGCGTCGGCCGGCGCGGCTTCGGCCGCTACTTGGCTTCCGCCGTCTGACGCTTGGCGGCGCGCTTGGCTTTCAGGTCGGCCACCGCGGCGCGGATGGCGTCCTCCGCGAGCACGCTGCAGTGGATCTTGACCGGCGGCAGCGCCAGCTCGCGGACAATGTCGGTGTTCTTGATCTCGAGCGCCTCGTCGAGCGTACGCCCCTTGACCCATTCCGTCGCCAG
Proteins encoded in this window:
- a CDS encoding iron-sulfur cluster assembly accessory protein, with protein sequence MTSRPDANAATTPPTPAGLTARRRAKPAADGQGIVLTELAAQNVRSYMEKTESPATQYLYLGVKGGGCSGLSYVLDLRDERSAPVADTDEVFLSHDIVIVCDLKSFMVGELGGTTIDFEDGMMGKGFTFKNPNAKHTCGCGSSYSA